In Streptomyces sp. SID8374, one genomic interval encodes:
- a CDS encoding VOC family protein yields the protein MPIATLGAVVLDCPDPLALARFYAAVIGGTVKDDGGRWVDLVDAPGTPLAFQAAPGFVAPQWPRPDGSQQFHLDLTVEDLDAAEREVLALGARPLDTEDRERTFRVYADPAGHPFCLCAC from the coding sequence ATGCCCATCGCCACACTCGGCGCCGTCGTGCTGGACTGCCCCGACCCCCTCGCCCTCGCCCGCTTCTACGCCGCCGTCATCGGCGGCACCGTCAAGGACGACGGGGGCCGCTGGGTCGACCTCGTCGACGCCCCGGGGACCCCGCTGGCGTTCCAGGCCGCCCCCGGTTTCGTAGCGCCGCAGTGGCCCCGGCCCGACGGCTCCCAGCAGTTCCATCTGGACCTGACCGTGGAGGACCTGGACGCGGCGGAGCGGGAGGTGCTGGCGCTGGGGGCCCGGCCGCTGGACACGGAGGACCGGGAGCGGACCTTCCGGGTCTACGCCGACCCCGCCGGGCACCCCTTCTGTCTCTGCGCCTGCTAG
- a CDS encoding GDSL-type esterase/lipase family protein, producing MDDSPGLITTPLTDDLVRGALDVERTARGALLPHRLPARARAQFGGDEQVAQAETQPSGVRLVFRTRATAVEVDVQRAVIGYRGVPPRPDGAYDLHIDGEPAGRATASGGDLVTVDLSDGSQETVPGPVGTVRFEGLAGREKTVEIWLPYTEITELIALRTDAPVAAVEPGGRRVWLHHGSSISQGSAADSSATAWPALAAAVGGVELINLSLGGSALLDPYTARALRDTPADLISVKIGINLVNRDLMRLRAFGPAVHGFLDTIREGHPTTPLLVISPILCPVQEETPGPAAPEFSEEEVQFTALGDPSEVALGKLTLRVVREELARIVAERAADDPGLYYLDGLELYGEADFAELPLPDRLHPDAAAHRRMGERFGAYAFGPGGPFSAAP from the coding sequence ATGGACGACTCCCCCGGCTTGATCACCACCCCCCTCACCGACGACCTCGTGCGCGGCGCCCTCGACGTGGAGCGCACCGCGCGCGGTGCGCTCCTCCCCCACCGGCTGCCCGCCCGCGCCCGGGCCCAGTTCGGCGGTGACGAGCAGGTGGCGCAGGCGGAGACCCAGCCCTCCGGCGTACGGCTGGTCTTCCGCACCCGGGCCACCGCCGTCGAGGTGGACGTGCAGCGCGCGGTCATCGGCTACCGGGGTGTCCCGCCCCGCCCGGACGGCGCGTACGACCTCCACATCGACGGGGAGCCGGCCGGGCGGGCCACGGCGAGCGGGGGCGATCTGGTGACGGTGGATCTGAGCGACGGGTCTCAGGAGACGGTCCCGGGTCCGGTCGGCACCGTCCGGTTCGAGGGGCTGGCCGGGCGGGAGAAGACCGTCGAGATCTGGCTGCCGTACACCGAGATCACCGAGCTGATCGCGCTCCGCACCGACGCTCCCGTCGCCGCCGTGGAGCCCGGCGGGCGGCGGGTGTGGCTGCACCACGGCAGTTCGATCAGCCAGGGGTCCGCCGCCGACAGCTCCGCCACCGCCTGGCCCGCCCTGGCCGCCGCCGTGGGGGGTGTGGAGCTGATCAACCTGAGCCTGGGCGGCAGCGCGCTCCTCGATCCGTACACCGCGCGCGCCCTGCGGGACACCCCGGCCGACCTGATCAGCGTCAAGATCGGTATCAACCTCGTCAACCGGGACCTGATGCGGCTGCGCGCCTTCGGGCCGGCCGTGCACGGGTTCCTCGACACCATCCGCGAGGGGCATCCGACCACGCCCCTGCTGGTGATCTCGCCCATCCTCTGCCCCGTGCAGGAGGAGACCCCCGGCCCGGCCGCCCCGGAGTTCAGCGAGGAGGAGGTGCAGTTCACGGCGTTGGGCGACCCCTCGGAGGTGGCCCTCGGGAAGCTGACGCTTCGGGTCGTACGGGAGGAACTCGCCCGGATCGTGGCGGAGCGGGCGGCCGACGACCCGGGGCTGTACTACCTGGACGGGCTCGAACTGTACGGCGAGGCCGACTTCGCCGAGCTGCCGCTGCCCGACCGGCTCCACCCGGACGCGGCCGCCCACCGCCGCATGGGCGAGCGTTTCGGGGCCTACGCCTTCGGTCCGGGGGGACCGTTCAGCGCCGCCCCTTAG
- a CDS encoding dipeptidase: MDHLARAHELLAAHPVVDGHNDLPWALREQVGYDLDARDIAADQRGLLHTDLARLRAGGVGGQFWSVYVRTDLTGDAAVSATLEQIDIVAELIARYPTHLRRALTADDLEKARAEGRIASLMGAEGGHSINNSLGTLRALHELGVRYMTLTHNDNIDWADSATDLPRLGGLSAFGHEVVREMNRIGMLVDLSHVADGVMRDAIATSTAPVIFSHSSSRAVCDHPRNIPDDVLAALPANGGVAMATFVPKFVLPAAVAWTQAADRNMREHGLHHLDTTPQAMRIHEDFEAAHPRPQATVATIADHLDHMREVAGVDHIGIGGDYDGTAFTPNGLEDVSGYPNLIAELLRRNWSEGDLAKLTWRNAVRVLRDAEAVARDEQATRGPSHATITELDGRRIR; the protein is encoded by the coding sequence GTGGACCACCTCGCCCGCGCCCACGAGCTGCTCGCCGCCCACCCGGTCGTCGACGGCCACAACGACCTCCCCTGGGCCCTGCGCGAGCAGGTCGGCTACGACCTGGACGCCCGGGACATCGCCGCCGACCAGCGCGGCCTGCTCCACACCGACCTGGCCCGGCTGCGGGCCGGCGGGGTCGGCGGCCAGTTCTGGTCCGTCTACGTGCGCACCGACCTGACCGGCGACGCGGCTGTCAGCGCCACGCTGGAGCAGATCGACATCGTCGCCGAGCTGATCGCCCGCTACCCGACCCACCTGCGGCGCGCGCTCACCGCCGACGACTTGGAGAAGGCCCGCGCCGAGGGCCGTATCGCCTCCCTGATGGGCGCCGAGGGCGGCCACTCCATCAACAACTCGCTGGGCACCCTGCGCGCCCTGCACGAGCTGGGCGTCCGTTACATGACGCTCACCCACAACGACAACATCGACTGGGCCGACAGCGCGACCGACCTGCCCCGCCTCGGCGGCCTCTCGGCCTTCGGCCACGAGGTCGTCCGCGAGATGAACCGCATCGGCATGCTGGTCGACCTCAGCCACGTGGCGGACGGCGTCATGCGCGACGCGATCGCCACCAGCACCGCGCCGGTGATCTTCTCGCACTCCTCGTCCCGGGCCGTCTGCGACCACCCGCGCAACATCCCCGACGACGTGCTGGCGGCGCTCCCGGCCAACGGCGGGGTCGCGATGGCGACGTTCGTCCCGAAGTTCGTGCTGCCCGCGGCCGTCGCCTGGACCCAGGCCGCCGACCGCAACATGCGCGAGCACGGCCTGCACCACCTGGACACCACCCCGCAGGCGATGCGCATCCACGAGGACTTCGAGGCGGCCCACCCCCGCCCCCAGGCCACCGTGGCGACCATCGCCGACCACCTCGACCACATGCGCGAGGTCGCGGGCGTCGACCACATCGGCATCGGCGGCGACTACGACGGCACGGCGTTCACCCCGAACGGCCTGGAGGACGTCTCCGGCTACCCGAACCTGATCGCCGAGCTCCTGCGGCGTAACTGGTCCGAGGGCGACCTCGCCAAGCTGACCTGGCGCAACGCGGTACGGGTGCTGCGCGACGCGGAAGCGGTGGCCCGCGACGAGCAGGCCACGCGCGGCCCGTCCCACGCGACGATCACGGAGCTGGACGGGCGGCGGATCCGCTAA
- the purE gene encoding 5-(carboxyamino)imidazole ribonucleotide mutase, with protein sequence MTSPSASAAPVIGIVMGSDSDWPVMEAAAKALDEFEIPYEVDVVSAHRMPREMIAYGEEAAGRGLRAIIAGAGGAAHLPGMLASVTPLPVIGVPVPLKYLDGMDSLLSIVQMPAGIPVATVSVGGARNAGLLAARILAAHDPALQERMGEFLSELNAQATEKGKRLRAKVQGSDSFGFGK encoded by the coding sequence ATGACTTCCCCCTCCGCATCGGCCGCACCCGTGATCGGCATCGTCATGGGCTCGGACTCCGACTGGCCCGTCATGGAGGCGGCGGCCAAGGCACTCGACGAGTTCGAGATCCCGTACGAGGTCGACGTCGTCTCCGCCCACCGCATGCCGCGCGAGATGATCGCGTACGGCGAGGAGGCGGCGGGCCGCGGTCTGCGGGCGATCATCGCGGGCGCGGGCGGAGCCGCCCACCTGCCCGGGATGCTGGCCTCGGTCACCCCGCTGCCGGTCATCGGGGTGCCGGTGCCGCTGAAGTACCTGGACGGCATGGACAGCCTGCTCTCCATCGTCCAGATGCCCGCCGGAATCCCCGTCGCCACCGTCTCGGTCGGCGGCGCGCGCAACGCGGGGCTGCTGGCCGCCCGCATCCTGGCCGCGCACGACCCGGCGCTCCAGGAGCGGATGGGCGAGTTCCTTTCGGAGCTGAACGCCCAGGCCACGGAGAAGGGCAAGCGGCTGCGGGCCAAGGTCCAGGGCTCCGACTCCTTCGGCTTCGGAAAGTAG
- a CDS encoding 5-(carboxyamino)imidazole ribonucleotide synthase → MTFPVVGMVGGGQLARMTHEAGIPLGLKFKLLSDTPQDSAAQVVSEVVIGDYRDLEALRAFAQGCDVITFDHEHVPTEHLRALEADGIPVRPGPDALVHAQDKGVMRARLAEIGAPCPRNRIVSDPADAAAFAEEAGGFPVILKTVRGGYDGKGVWVVRSEADAADPFRAGVPVLAEEKVDFVRELAANIVRSPHGQAVAYPVVESIQVDGVCDTVIAPAPGLAEELAGEAQQLALRIAAELGVVGHLAVELFETRDGRILVNELAMRPHNSGHWTQDGAITSQFANHVRAVLDLPLGDPRPRAPWTVMCNVLGGDYPDMYQAYLHCMARDPQLKIHMYGKDVKPGRKVGHVNTYGDDLADVRERARHAADYLRGTITE, encoded by the coding sequence GTGACGTTCCCGGTAGTCGGCATGGTCGGCGGCGGTCAGCTCGCCCGTATGACCCATGAGGCGGGTATCCCCCTCGGCCTGAAATTCAAGCTCCTCAGTGACACGCCCCAGGACTCGGCGGCCCAGGTGGTCAGCGAGGTCGTCATCGGCGACTATCGCGACCTGGAGGCGCTGCGCGCCTTCGCGCAGGGCTGCGACGTGATCACCTTCGACCACGAGCACGTGCCCACCGAGCACCTGCGGGCCCTGGAGGCGGACGGCATCCCCGTGCGCCCCGGCCCCGATGCCCTGGTGCACGCGCAGGACAAGGGGGTGATGCGCGCCAGGCTCGCGGAGATCGGCGCGCCCTGCCCCCGTAACCGCATCGTGAGCGACCCGGCCGACGCCGCCGCGTTCGCCGAGGAGGCCGGGGGCTTCCCCGTCATCCTCAAGACCGTGCGCGGCGGGTACGACGGCAAGGGCGTGTGGGTGGTCCGCTCCGAGGCGGACGCGGCCGACCCGTTCCGCGCCGGGGTCCCGGTCCTCGCGGAGGAGAAGGTCGACTTCGTACGGGAGCTGGCGGCCAACATCGTCCGCTCGCCGCACGGCCAGGCCGTCGCCTACCCGGTGGTCGAGTCCATCCAGGTCGACGGGGTCTGCGACACGGTGATCGCCCCGGCGCCCGGCCTGGCCGAGGAGCTGGCCGGCGAGGCCCAGCAGCTCGCGCTCCGCATCGCCGCCGAGCTGGGCGTCGTCGGCCACCTCGCGGTGGAGCTGTTCGAGACCCGCGACGGCCGCATCCTGGTCAACGAGCTGGCGATGCGCCCGCACAACTCGGGCCACTGGACCCAGGACGGCGCGATCACCTCCCAGTTCGCCAACCACGTACGGGCGGTCCTCGACCTCCCCCTCGGCGACCCGCGCCCGCGCGCCCCCTGGACGGTCATGTGCAACGTCCTGGGCGGCGACTACCCGGACATGTACCAGGCGTACCTGCACTGCATGGCCCGCGACCCGCAGCTCAAGATCCACATGTACGGAAAGGACGTGAAGCCCGGCCGCAAGGTCGGCCACGTCAACACCTACGGCGACGACCTGGCGGACGTGCGGGAGCGCGCCCGGCACGCGGCCGACTACCTGCGAGGAACGATCACCGAATGA
- a CDS encoding GtrA family protein: MSERGALRTRLDLLAREVAKFGVVGALGLLVNMAAFNLIRHTTDLPVVRASLLATFVAVLFNYVGYRYWTYRDRDKTGRTRELTLFLLFSAVGAVIENGVLYLATYGFDWNTPVQSNVFKILGIGLATLFRFWSYRTWVFKTLPVQPPAEQEAVPSAERFLEQRRSTETVEPDPVRN; this comes from the coding sequence ATGAGCGAACGGGGCGCACTGCGGACCCGGCTTGATCTGCTGGCCCGGGAGGTCGCCAAGTTCGGCGTGGTCGGCGCGTTGGGCCTGCTGGTCAATATGGCGGCCTTCAACCTGATCCGGCACACCACGGACCTCCCGGTCGTCCGGGCGAGCCTGCTGGCGACCTTCGTCGCCGTCCTCTTCAACTACGTGGGCTACCGCTACTGGACCTACCGGGACCGCGACAAGACCGGGCGGACCCGTGAGCTGACGCTCTTCCTGCTGTTCAGCGCGGTGGGCGCGGTGATCGAGAACGGCGTGCTCTATCTGGCGACGTACGGCTTCGACTGGAACACCCCGGTCCAGAGCAACGTCTTCAAGATCCTCGGCATCGGGCTCGCGACCCTCTTCCGCTTCTGGTCCTACCGGACCTGGGTCTTCAAGACGCTCCCCGTCCAGCCTCCGGCCGAGCAGGAGGCCGTGCCCAGTGCGGAACGGTTTCTGGAGCAGCGGCGGTCGACGGAGACCGTAGAGCCCGATCCCGTACGGAACTGA